In Gemmatimonadaceae bacterium, the sequence GCGCTGCTCGTCGTCGGCGCGGCCGTTGCGGCATTCGTGTGGGCCACCAATCGCGGGCAGTTCGACGATCTCGATACGCCCGCAGTGCGCATGCTCCATGATGACGAACAGCGTCGCCCCCCAACCGGCCCCTGAAGGCGGCGTCCCCCCACGGGGCGGCGCCGCGGCTCCCGAACCGCGTCTGATCTACGTGGACGCGCTGCGTGTGGCGGCGCTGGCCGGCGTGTTTGTCGTGCATGTGTGCGAGGTGTTCAATCCGGCCGACGAGTGGCACATCACGAATGCGGTGCGCGCGCCGTGGGCGGGCGCCCTGGCGGCGCTCATGGCGCCCTGGATCATGCCGCTGTTCTTCGTGCTGTCCGGCGCCGCCACCTGGTACTCGCTGCGCACGCGGGGGAGCGGCGTATTCATCAGGGAACGCGTCAACCGGCTGCTCCTGCCGCTCGTGGTCGGCACGCTGCTCTTCGTGCCCCCCCAGGTGTACCTGGAGCGGCGACTGCGCGGCCAGTTCAGTGGGTCGTTCGTGCAGTTCATTC encodes:
- the ccoS gene encoding cbb3-type cytochrome oxidase assembly protein CcoS, with translation MSVIYIVVPLALLVVGAAVAAFVWATNRGQFDDLDTPAVRMLHDDEQRRPPTGP